In the genome of Balneola sp., the window CAGTTTATTGGCCTTCAATCTTTGCCTAATTGAATCTACTATTTCCCGAGAACTCATTTTACTTTCTTATTTTGATCCTTTTAAAGCAATAAATCTGTCATTGAAATTTAAATTTTTCCGGTTATTGTATTTTTTTCTTAGGCTAGAAATACCTGTATGAATTTCTTTTTCTGAAAAATCAGATAGCAGTGACATATATCTATTTTCTATCATATTAAAATATTTTGCTTTTGGTATCGAAAGAGGAATAGATATTTCTTTTTCCTCTACATCAAACCCTTCGTTTCTTAATATCATAGATATATCTTTATAATCCGGTTGATTTTTTTCATATAATTCTATGGCTTTTTTAAATAATGGATATTCTATTTTTGGTGGAAGCAGTAATATTAAGCAAATACCTTTTTCATTGAGCTGAGTATAAATATTTCTAATAAGCTCTTCTTTTTTCTCAATATGATGAATCACCTCTTTGATCAACAATTTATCATATTTGATAGGTTTCTTTGAAAACTCCAGTGCGCTTACCGTTCGAAATTCAGCAAAGATATTTTTTTTAGCCTGCTCTATCATTTTTTTTGATATATCGGAACAAATGATTTTTTTTTTCAAATCAATTTCTTTCAATATAGATTTTGAATAAATGCCTGTCCCACACCCTAAATCAACAAACTTATCATCGACGCTTAAATCAATAATCTTAATTATTTCATTCGTGAGTTTATTTACATATCCCTCAGAGTAAAACCATAATTCGTCATAATTATTTGCTAGATTATCATAATGCTCATTTGTATTATTATTATTCATTTACATCAATTAATTTATATTGCTTTTCAATTTTTAAAACATATGTAGCTTTATTATTTTCATCTACATTTGACTTTGCAAATCTCACTTTATCTCCAATTCTTAAAGTCCTAAAACCCTCTGTAAGGATATCAGAGTAGTTACAGAAATATGTATTATTTCCATCCTCTATTTCATACATACTTCCTCTATTTTCACTAAATTTATTTACAACTTCTCCATATATATAATTCATACTAGAATAAGGCTCGTAAATTTTATTCTTGTTCCTTAGATGATTAATTGATGACAATAATTCGTTGACTGGAATTTCTGTCATTTTTTCTTGTATAAAATTGCCTTTTCTTTTGCTCTCTGGTGATAAAATTTTGCGAATATTATTTGCTAAAAACTCAATGTCTCTTGACCACTTCGCCCAATCTATAGATACTGCATTGCAATATGCTAATTTGCTCAGATTTTCTGGCAACTCTTTTTCACTTGGCATATCGGTGTTATCAACCAATATTGGTATTACAACACATTCTGAGCGTAGAGCCAATCCAACTTCCTTATTTACAAAGTCTTCAAGACTAAACAGTCTAACTTCGTTTTCATCATCAGTAATACTTAAATAACGCTTTCCGATAAGAACCAGAACTATTTTTGAATTGGTTATCTTTCGAGTTAGTTCATACGGAAATGTACTTCCTGGCTCAATAGACTCTGCATCATAAAAGATATTATTTCTTCCAAACTTTGAAATTAATGACTCATAAAGGCGTCCAGCAATATCCTTCGTGTCATCTCGTCGATAACTTATAAAGATCATTAGCAGTCAATACTTTAAGTTTAATAATTCTAATTAAAAGGTAGCTTTAACTAAATTGTAATTATATAGACCATTATTATAGTAAATAAAGTGCAAGAATAAATAATATTTAGGATTGACACTTTGCAACAATACAAATTTTAAAATTGGTCACCTCAATTTTCATATTCTTAATAATTTGGTATTAAGGCTTAAAAGTAATTACCAAACATCTTCTATTACTTCATTTAGTTTCTTTCTACACCCTCTTATGTCTCTTTTTATAATTACAATAAAAATATCCTCATCATATAAATCATACTCCGAACCTAATTACCTTACGACTGAATCATATCGACTATGTTTTGGTATTTTTTTAAAAAAATTCATTTTAAACTAACGATTACATAAAATAAAGTTTCTTTCAATGTTGAAGACTAAATTCAATGTTAAATTGACTCTAGATTTCAATAAAAAAAAGGGCCATATCTTGTATGAAACACTCTATCTTCATCGGCTCCTCATCAGAAGGCTTGCTAGTTGCTAAACAAGTGAAGGCCTATTTCTCAGAGCGTTTTGAACCCACGCTGTGGAATGAAGATGTCTTCAAGCTAAACGTTAGCTACCTCAAATCGCTGCTCGATGCCGCCAACCTGTTTGATTTCGCCATCCTGATCTTTACCCCCGACGATATCACTCATTCAAGAGATAAGCAGAAAAGCTCAGCTCGTGATAATCTAATTTTTGAGCAAGGGCTCTTTCTGGGGCGTCTGGGGACTAAACGGGCTTTTATTCTCTGTGAGGAAAGTGTTGATATTCTTTCGGACTACTCAGGCATCAGTATTTCCATGTTTCGGGAAGGTGACGAAGCATCAATAGCAAAAGCTTGCAAAGCCCTTGAACAGGCCATGAAAGAGGCTATCAATAAGACCGAAATTCAACTTCTGCCCTCAACTTCACTGGCAATCGGCTATTACGAAAACTTTCTAAAGAAGATTGACCAAGAGCTGATGATGTCCAACGAAGTGAAGATTGATGGAAAAACCATCCTATATGATGATTATGAGTTTAATATTTTTATTCCTGAGCGAATCACGGACCTGGAACGGGCGAACCTTCCACGCCTCACACGCAATTACAAAAAGGTAACCATACAAACACGATTCCGCCCCTTTCCTTTCTATGTAGAGGGGGCCATGGAGGATGGAGCCAAACTTGTCTTCTATGATATCCCTACCACCTTACTATCTTCCCGAAAAGCAATACGCAAACTTGTAACCTCTGAATTCTTTGGTAAAAATGAAGATCGCCTCAAACTGGAACAGCGTGAGATCATAAATTTTGAAATGACGTTACGGTATTTGATCAATGATGAGTATGGGGAGGACAACGATATCTTTAACGTGTTGAAGGATCTATGAGAAATTGTCTTATTCTATGTTAAGTTTTCCGGTTTCAGGTCATCGAGTAATTTCTGCGGA includes:
- the mraW gene encoding 16S rRNA (cytosine(1402)-N(4))-methyltransferase, coding for MNNNNTNEHYDNLANNYDELWFYSEGYVNKLTNEIIKIIDLSVDDKFVDLGCGTGIYSKSILKEIDLKKKIICSDISKKMIEQAKKNIFAEFRTVSALEFSKKPIKYDKLLIKEVIHHIEKKEELIRNIYTQLNEKGICLILLLPPKIEYPLFKKAIELYEKNQPDYKDISMILRNEGFDVEEKEISIPLSIPKAKYFNMIENRYMSLLSDFSEKEIHTGISSLRKKYNNRKNLNFNDRFIALKGSK